One part of the Aurantibacillus circumpalustris genome encodes these proteins:
- a CDS encoding gliding motility-associated C-terminal domain-containing protein → MKNPLKTLSLVVCILISNLNAQTSKTNNASSSFESKIDPTDPKATYINTQNYLSTSTLKDYRNYYGDSLKGFDEAAVKAELISRLYYGQEFISVMAFRKRDYIDQKYKLGEYAAKPIVASQPIVNTKQIGGQNFINVAPCVNEDFEATPAGTYNSLNAITGWSLETTNTNGKQLACGTPTNAVWVGGSPEFSIVTTPILGHPYIGNILNSPLGGNRVAVLNNTTPGFVSTRLSTTFPVTTSNSLFQFAYAGSWDGSGHQCCDQPFFTINMFDCSGAPLACSSISLTPPGSSCMNGATGYSFSPNGVSWTNWQLKYIDLTPYIGSCVTIRITNGDCNGGAHHGSLYFDSKCGGTLLCSTCTPPLGSVTVISGPVSFCAGSGSAQISAPTGYATYSWVAPPFTPVIPVSQATLQTLSINSPTPGLTYSVYLTSPSGCQYVSVNTLSYTTVNISGIASGSSCAGGASGSATVIGNGSGTGYNYTWLNSTNSVVGTSSIVTGLAAGIYSIGITGFGSAGCGSAITTVTIGVQPPGVINQLKPFCGNIAYIVTGGGTNFQWYNGSTAIPSNLGGTSSSLTITNPTTGSVVTLTYLSSFGCLDSVRYTLAATNPGFLSANSIPWICPGGNNGTAVINLIPALGGPAGLNTFNINSIGNTPVYNISSGPSNQTSLPLSALSAGTYSVHSFDGSCHYGTTFNVNAFTFNYTLSPNPSTLCPGNSIAAGVTFTNNPSLTQYSYSWSPTTWLAGNNGSFMSTIISPTLAAGTQSTLVYTVVVTPSTVNCPVTKTISITAANPATPIILAIPELCNNSSPVQILTSAPGGTYSTSYTGANSPVSQTSGLITPSHSNIAIGTNSFVYSISINTCVATKSGTYNVSQYNTAALTSAVPPLCVTNSPFNLMNIVQYTVNGSWTGQGVSNNQFVPTTLNTNTYPISYNVPSFPNPLACPSTTLINVAVTKTITPTIIEVPEFCSNKLPFTMTVTPSGGSWFPSSGINSNGAVTPSNITVPNLTVTYSVNVGPCLNIKTSLLNVSQFIPATLTNSLSNLCYNSGVVNLMSIVQNTAGTWKDTTGVLTNSFFPSGLTTNVYTLSYKHPSAPNATLCPDTKTIAVSLLNPPMPSITQVAPICNNANPIQLQVTPLTGNWTGTSYLSSGGVFTPSLSSVGNNAVKYVIGTAICNRQQTKQISVEAFVPATITSKLPDLCNNSPVMNLTPFTANNQGTWGGAGITGTNFNPNTTGSGNFILTYHTASSPSGLCPDEALVTIKVFSLAVPSLTKAGPYCTSSLPVQLQVSPIGGVFGGSDANAVSNSGKFNPASALIGNNQVTYSITSGPCIAYAKMMIQVEKFISSSLDKKPGPFCKTSYAINLNSYVLNTGGEWSMKDAGQSGLQGNMFHPDQAIPDNKTTLIYTTFSEPTRDLCPDKTEVTIEVRNNPIIKVTKNGKSSCAPAEFEFYTSSVNTGDGTWSFNDGSEVTKGLSAVHLFMNPGIYQVQYNYKDDIGCEALPVKIADLEIHDSPKANFTFPEEIYISEPRIQLSNLSKALENNSYYWEIKNLLKSNELAPSVEFSTLGKYQITLTATSAFGCKDEITKTIEVKNNFNVFIPNSFSPNFDGLNDVFAPVFTKEGLDTKYFEMQIFDRWGHLVYQSKDITKGWDGSLENKGEAMKEDTYVFKIKYKDAEGNLYEKAGNIALLK, encoded by the coding sequence ATGAAAAACCCACTAAAAACCCTGTCGCTCGTAGTTTGTATTTTAATTTCAAATTTAAATGCGCAAACGAGTAAAACGAATAACGCCAGCTCATCATTCGAGTCTAAAATTGATCCAACAGATCCTAAAGCCACTTATATAAACACACAAAATTATCTTTCTACAAGTACATTGAAAGACTACCGTAATTATTACGGAGATTCCTTAAAAGGCTTTGATGAAGCGGCTGTTAAAGCCGAACTTATTTCACGTCTCTATTATGGTCAGGAATTTATAAGCGTAATGGCTTTTAGAAAAAGAGATTATATTGATCAAAAATATAAACTAGGGGAATACGCGGCTAAGCCAATAGTTGCAAGTCAACCTATAGTAAATACAAAACAAATTGGCGGTCAAAATTTTATAAATGTAGCACCTTGTGTAAACGAAGATTTTGAAGCCACTCCAGCGGGAACATACAATTCATTAAACGCTATTACTGGTTGGTCTCTTGAAACTACGAATACAAACGGCAAACAACTTGCCTGCGGAACACCGACAAATGCAGTTTGGGTAGGTGGAAGTCCAGAGTTTTCTATTGTAACAACGCCTATTCTTGGGCATCCGTACATTGGAAATATTCTTAACTCACCACTTGGAGGAAATCGTGTCGCCGTGTTAAATAACACAACACCAGGATTTGTTTCCACACGATTAAGTACAACTTTTCCTGTAACAACATCTAATTCTCTTTTTCAATTTGCATATGCAGGTTCCTGGGATGGTTCAGGACACCAATGCTGCGACCAACCCTTTTTTACGATTAACATGTTTGATTGTTCAGGTGCACCTTTAGCGTGTTCATCTATAAGTTTAACTCCTCCGGGCAGCAGCTGTATGAATGGTGCTACGGGATACTCATTCTCGCCAAATGGCGTTTCGTGGACAAACTGGCAATTAAAGTACATTGACTTAACACCCTATATTGGATCATGCGTTACTATAAGAATAACGAACGGTGACTGCAACGGAGGAGCGCACCACGGTTCGCTTTATTTTGATTCAAAATGCGGCGGCACTTTACTTTGTTCAACCTGTACTCCACCATTGGGATCCGTTACAGTAATTAGTGGGCCTGTAAGTTTTTGTGCCGGAAGCGGTTCTGCACAAATTAGTGCTCCAACAGGTTATGCAACCTATTCTTGGGTTGCTCCGCCATTTACTCCCGTTATTCCAGTATCGCAAGCTACTTTACAAACACTATCAATTAACTCTCCGACTCCAGGTTTAACGTATTCAGTTTATTTAACTTCTCCATCAGGCTGTCAATATGTATCAGTAAATACCCTGTCCTATACCACTGTAAACATTAGCGGTATTGCTTCGGGATCGTCATGCGCAGGTGGTGCTAGTGGAAGTGCCACTGTTATTGGAAATGGTAGTGGAACGGGTTACAATTACACATGGCTCAATTCAACCAACAGTGTAGTGGGTACTTCTTCCATAGTAACAGGCTTGGCTGCAGGAATATACTCAATAGGAATAACAGGATTCGGTTCTGCGGGTTGCGGATCCGCCATTACTACGGTTACCATTGGTGTGCAACCACCCGGAGTTATTAATCAATTAAAACCATTCTGTGGTAACATAGCTTACATTGTAACGGGTGGTGGCACCAACTTTCAATGGTACAATGGGAGTACGGCAATTCCGTCAAATCTTGGGGGTACCTCGTCAAGTTTAACTATTACAAATCCAACAACAGGAAGTGTTGTAACGCTGACTTATCTGAGTTCTTTCGGTTGTCTCGATTCCGTTAGATACACTTTAGCAGCTACTAATCCAGGATTTTTATCAGCAAACAGTATTCCTTGGATTTGCCCTGGCGGCAACAATGGTACTGCAGTTATTAATTTAATTCCCGCGCTTGGTGGACCAGCAGGTTTAAATACTTTTAATATAAATTCAATTGGCAACACACCTGTTTACAACATTAGTTCAGGTCCCTCAAATCAAACTTCACTTCCTTTAAGTGCTTTATCTGCTGGAACATACAGCGTGCATTCATTCGACGGATCGTGCCACTATGGCACAACTTTTAATGTGAATGCATTTACTTTTAATTATACTTTAAGTCCAAACCCATCAACTTTATGCCCTGGAAATAGCATTGCTGCGGGCGTTACATTTACAAACAACCCATCATTAACGCAGTACTCTTATTCTTGGTCACCAACCACGTGGCTTGCAGGTAACAATGGTAGTTTTATGTCAACAATTATTTCCCCTACTCTTGCGGCGGGAACTCAAAGTACACTTGTTTATACGGTTGTGGTTACTCCAAGCACTGTTAATTGTCCGGTAACAAAAACAATTTCAATTACAGCAGCTAATCCTGCTACTCCAATAATACTGGCTATCCCAGAACTATGTAATAATTCTTCGCCAGTTCAAATTCTTACCAGTGCACCGGGTGGAACATATAGCACTTCTTACACGGGAGCAAACAGTCCTGTAAGTCAAACAAGTGGACTCATCACACCTTCCCATTCTAACATCGCTATTGGAACAAACAGTTTTGTATATTCCATTTCTATCAATACCTGCGTAGCGACAAAATCAGGAACATACAACGTTTCACAATACAACACTGCTGCACTCACATCAGCTGTTCCGCCTTTATGCGTTACAAATTCTCCTTTTAATTTAATGAACATTGTGCAATACACAGTTAATGGAAGCTGGACTGGGCAAGGTGTTTCGAATAATCAATTCGTGCCAACTACACTGAACACCAATACTTATCCAATAAGTTATAACGTTCCATCTTTTCCAAATCCACTGGCATGTCCATCAACAACATTAATAAATGTAGCAGTAACAAAAACAATTACTCCAACAATAATAGAAGTACCAGAATTTTGCTCAAACAAACTACCGTTTACAATGACTGTTACACCATCAGGTGGTAGTTGGTTTCCAAGTAGCGGTATAAATAGCAACGGAGCGGTAACGCCCTCTAATATTACTGTTCCTAACCTTACGGTTACCTATTCTGTTAATGTGGGTCCATGTCTTAATATCAAAACCAGTCTTTTAAACGTTTCTCAATTTATTCCCGCTACATTAACTAATAGCTTGAGTAATCTCTGTTATAATAGTGGCGTTGTTAATTTAATGAGTATTGTACAAAACACTGCGGGAACATGGAAAGACACAACTGGTGTGTTAACCAATTCATTTTTTCCTTCGGGATTGACAACAAATGTTTACACATTAAGTTATAAACACCCGTCAGCGCCGAATGCAACCTTGTGTCCTGATACCAAAACGATAGCGGTTTCTTTACTAAATCCACCAATGCCAAGTATTACACAAGTTGCACCTATCTGTAACAATGCTAATCCTATTCAACTACAAGTAACGCCCTTGACTGGAAATTGGACGGGAACTTCTTACCTATCATCCGGCGGGGTGTTTACACCATCACTAAGTTCTGTTGGAAACAATGCTGTAAAATATGTTATTGGAACAGCGATCTGCAACAGACAACAAACCAAACAAATTAGTGTTGAAGCTTTTGTTCCAGCAACTATAACAAGTAAACTACCAGATCTGTGTAATAATAGTCCTGTTATGAATCTTACGCCTTTTACAGCGAATAACCAAGGTACATGGGGCGGAGCGGGTATTACGGGTACAAACTTTAATCCAAACACAACTGGTTCTGGAAATTTCATTCTTACCTATCACACAGCTTCCTCACCAAGCGGTTTATGTCCCGATGAAGCTCTCGTAACTATCAAAGTGTTTTCTTTAGCTGTTCCATCTTTAACAAAAGCCGGACCTTACTGCACATCAAGTTTACCAGTGCAATTACAAGTAAGTCCTATTGGCGGTGTTTTTGGTGGATCAGATGCAAATGCAGTTTCTAATAGTGGTAAATTTAATCCAGCTTCTGCTTTAATAGGAAATAATCAAGTGACTTATAGCATTACTTCTGGCCCTTGTATAGCTTATGCTAAAATGATGATACAAGTTGAAAAATTTATTTCATCAAGTCTAGATAAAAAACCTGGTCCTTTTTGCAAAACAAGTTACGCCATCAATTTAAATAGTTACGTATTAAATACTGGCGGTGAATGGAGCATGAAAGATGCAGGACAAAGCGGACTACAAGGAAACATGTTTCATCCTGACCAAGCAATTCCTGACAATAAAACAACCTTAATTTACACAACCTTTTCTGAACCTACACGTGATCTTTGTCCAGATAAAACAGAAGTTACAATCGAGGTAAGAAATAATCCTATCATAAAAGTTACCAAAAACGGAAAAAGTAGTTGTGCACCTGCAGAATTTGAATTTTACACATCGAGTGTAAATACGGGCGACGGCACCTGGAGTTTTAACGATGGATCTGAAGTTACAAAAGGGCTGAGTGCAGTTCATTTATTTATGAATCCAGGTATTTACCAAGTACAGTATAATTACAAAGACGATATTGGATGTGAAGCACTACCTGTAAAAATAGCTGATCTAGAAATTCATGATTCTCCAAAAGCCAATTTTACATTTCCAGAAGAAATTTATATTTCAGAACCGCGTATTCAACTAAGTAATTTAAGTAAGGCCTTGGAAAACAATAGTTATTACTGGGAAATTAAAAACCTATTAAAATCAAATGAACTAGCACCAAGTGTAGAATTTTCAACGCTTGGAAAATACCAGATAACACTCACCGCGACGTCTGCTTTTGGATGTAAAGATGAAATCACCAAAACGATTGAAGTAAAAAACAACTTCAATGTGTTTATTCCAAATTCCTTTTCACCAAATTTTGATGGCTTAAATGATGTGTTTGCTCCTGTTTTCACTAAAGAAGGATTGGATACAAAATATTTTGAAATGCAAATATTCGATCGCTGGGGTCATTTGGTTTATCAATCAAAAGACATAACCAAGGGATGGGACGGATCACTAGAAAATAAAGGCGAGGCAATGAAAGAAGATACTTATGTATTCAAAATCAAATACAAAGATGCAGAAGGAAATCTTTACGAAAAAGCAGGCAATATTGCGTTATTAAAATAA
- a CDS encoding CPBP family intramembrane glutamic endopeptidase, whose amino-acid sequence MENELIGALLQVLLFTLIPFLVFIIKNKSAKGFLNYIGLKKSTAKANYLAALACLLFAAPLLILVLVSTDFKGLMLAPESVTGKFHLMGFSASSVIMLLAIALLKTALAEEILFRGFIAKRLIALMGYNKGNFIQAFIFGLIHAVMVAAITTYIPFLILIFILPAIGSYISVYLNEKIGNGSIIPGWISHGLANIIAYSVVGFLL is encoded by the coding sequence ATGGAAAATGAACTAATTGGAGCTCTACTTCAGGTTTTACTTTTCACGCTCATACCGTTTTTAGTATTTATTATAAAAAATAAATCAGCAAAAGGTTTTTTAAATTATATAGGTTTAAAGAAATCTACTGCAAAAGCAAATTATCTTGCAGCGCTTGCCTGTTTACTATTTGCTGCCCCGCTGCTTATTCTCGTTCTAGTAAGTACCGATTTCAAAGGACTCATGCTTGCACCCGAAAGCGTTACTGGCAAATTTCATCTTATGGGATTCAGTGCAAGTTCTGTTATTATGCTACTTGCAATTGCCTTGCTCAAAACAGCTCTCGCTGAAGAAATACTCTTTAGAGGATTTATTGCAAAAAGACTTATCGCATTAATGGGTTATAATAAAGGAAACTTTATACAAGCTTTTATCTTTGGACTCATCCATGCTGTTATGGTGGCTGCTATCACAACTTACATACCTTTTTTAATTTTGATTTTTATTTTACCTGCAATAGGATCCTATATTTCTGTTTATCTGAATGAAAAAATTGGGAATGGTAGTATTATTCCTGGCTGGATTTCGCATGGCTTGGCAAATATAATAGCCTACAGCGTGGTTGGTTTCTTATTATAA
- a CDS encoding GNAT family N-acetyltransferase, whose amino-acid sequence MLILKSDIDNDKILTTITKKSKAYWGYSSEQIEIWSDLLTITRTYIETNNVFNLVVDNTIVAYYSYNHVDKNIVKLDNLFVLPEFIGKGFGTLLMNDFINRIKKTDTQKIILDSEPNTQKFYEKFKFIKIGQIETTIKNRYLPIMELKLKDE is encoded by the coding sequence ATGTTAATACTAAAATCCGACATAGACAATGATAAAATTTTAACGACTATAACAAAAAAATCAAAAGCATACTGGGGTTATTCTAGCGAACAAATAGAAATATGGTCGGATTTATTAACTATAACAAGAACCTATATTGAAACTAATAATGTATTTAATTTAGTCGTTGATAATACTATTGTTGCTTATTACTCTTATAACCATGTAGATAAAAATATAGTTAAACTCGACAATCTATTTGTACTTCCTGAATTTATTGGAAAAGGGTTTGGAACACTCCTTATGAATGATTTTATTAACAGAATAAAAAAGACGGACACACAAAAGATAATTCTTGATTCAGAGCCAAATACACAAAAATTTTATGAAAAATTTAAATTCATTAAAATCGGGCAGATTGAAACCACTATCAAAAACCGGTATTTACCTATAATGGAATTGAAATTAAAAGATGAATAA
- a CDS encoding type II toxin-antitoxin system PemK/MazF family toxin translates to MKKTRPCVVISPDEMNKYLQTIVVAPMTSNSKPYPTRVEVKHGKTKGWVVLDQIRTIDRKRIVKSFDSLTDKEIYKVKTIIQETYVD, encoded by the coding sequence ATGAAAAAGACTCGCCCTTGCGTTGTTATCTCTCCTGACGAAATGAATAAATATTTGCAGACAATCGTCGTTGCTCCAATGACAAGTAATTCAAAACCCTATCCAACTAGAGTTGAAGTAAAACACGGTAAGACAAAAGGATGGGTTGTATTAGATCAAATTCGAACAATCGACAGAAAACGTATTGTAAAATCATTTGATTCACTCACGGACAAAGAAATTTACAAAGTCAAGACTATTATTCAAGAAACATACGTAGACTAA
- a CDS encoding AbrB/MazE/SpoVT family DNA-binding domain-containing protein, which yields MDISLISIGNSKGIRLSKTVLEKYHIRDTMELILEKDYIILKPKTSSRKGWEKAFKKMHENGDDKPLMTDVFNEDTFEVW from the coding sequence ATGGACATCTCATTAATATCAATCGGAAATTCTAAAGGAATTCGTTTATCAAAAACAGTACTTGAAAAATATCACATTCGAGACACTATGGAATTGATTCTCGAAAAAGATTACATTATCCTAAAACCAAAGACATCTTCGCGAAAAGGCTGGGAAAAAGCTTTTAAGAAAATGCATGAAAACGGTGACGACAAACCTTTAATGACCGATGTTTTTAACGAAGACACATTTGAAGTATGGTAA